A genomic window from Deltaproteobacteria bacterium includes:
- a CDS encoding ABC transporter ATP-binding protein, protein MGEPLLTTHRLSNHFGMVCTARDLDLRFEQGVLTSIIGPNGAGKSTLINLLTGHLPVQAGKIIFQGREITRLPIHQRVRMGICRSFQIVNVFPELTVAQNVMIPVLARTGRSWRPFRRLSREMAALGETEVFLEKVGLLAERDTSATALSHGDLRLLEVGVALAAAPTLLFLDEPTAGMNPVERVRLLDNIRQLAREGRTTFVLVEHDMDVVFSLSERIIVLHRGEILCDGTPESVRADAKVREVYLGDDVSDLFRMNEE, encoded by the coding sequence ATGGGCGAGCCCCTGCTCACGACGCATAGGCTGTCGAACCACTTCGGGATGGTCTGCACCGCGCGGGATCTCGACCTGAGGTTCGAGCAGGGCGTCCTGACCTCCATCATCGGACCGAACGGAGCGGGAAAGTCCACGCTGATCAACCTCCTCACGGGACACCTCCCGGTGCAGGCCGGGAAGATCATCTTCCAGGGGCGGGAGATCACCCGCCTCCCCATCCATCAGCGGGTCCGCATGGGGATCTGCCGGTCGTTCCAGATCGTCAACGTGTTCCCGGAACTCACCGTCGCGCAGAACGTGATGATCCCGGTCCTCGCGCGGACGGGGAGATCGTGGCGGCCCTTCCGCCGTCTTTCGCGGGAGATGGCGGCCCTGGGGGAGACGGAGGTGTTCCTGGAAAAGGTCGGCCTGCTGGCGGAGCGCGACACGTCCGCCACCGCGCTGTCCCATGGAGACCTTCGCCTCCTGGAAGTCGGCGTGGCGCTCGCCGCCGCCCCGACGCTGCTGTTTCTCGACGAACCCACCGCGGGGATGAATCCCGTGGAGCGGGTCCGCCTCCTCGACAACATCCGCCAGCTCGCCCGCGAGGGGCGCACCACCTTCGTGCTGGTGGAGCACGACATGGACGTCGTGTTCTCCCTGTCCGAGCGGATCATCGTCCTCCACCGGGGGGAGATCCTCTGCGACGGCACGCCGGAAAGCGTCCGGGCGGACGCGAAGGTGCGGGAAGTGTACCTGGGGGACGACGTGTCCGATCTCTTCCGGATGAATGAGGAGTGA
- a CDS encoding branched-chain amino acid ABC transporter permease produces the protein MKAETRNAAAAAAVLLALCAVPFLAGKFTVYLTMRIMLLGIFAVGYNLLLGQTGLLSFGHGAFYAAGAYGLGFFGLHVSGHPLLGVAAGVAAAVLLAVLVGYLCVRHTEIYFAMLTLACGMMVFSLIWNAREITGGDDGLIGIMRSPVSFFGLFNIPIGTDRQFYFLVLVFFALSVWTAHRIRQSPFGLALAGIRENARRSEFAGVPVRRYRLAVFVISGAFAGLAGSLEALLESNARPFMAHWTHSAEPVLVSLLGGLSSLTGPLVGSAIFIAMREIIQRFTENWMLGFGIVLLVIIMGFRGGVMGTLSGLFRKASAREGG, from the coding sequence ATGAAGGCGGAAACGCGGAACGCGGCCGCGGCCGCGGCCGTCCTGCTGGCCCTGTGCGCCGTGCCGTTCCTCGCCGGGAAATTCACGGTCTACCTCACGATGCGGATCATGCTCCTGGGGATTTTCGCCGTCGGGTACAACCTCCTTTTGGGGCAGACCGGGCTCCTCTCCTTCGGGCACGGCGCGTTCTACGCCGCGGGCGCCTACGGCCTCGGGTTCTTCGGGCTCCACGTCTCCGGCCACCCCCTCCTCGGGGTGGCGGCGGGCGTCGCGGCGGCCGTCCTCCTCGCCGTGCTGGTCGGATACTTGTGCGTCCGCCACACGGAGATCTATTTCGCGATGCTGACCCTGGCGTGCGGGATGATGGTCTTCTCCCTCATCTGGAACGCCCGGGAGATCACGGGGGGCGACGACGGGCTGATCGGCATCATGCGGTCCCCGGTCTCGTTCTTCGGTCTGTTCAATATCCCCATCGGGACGGACCGGCAGTTCTACTTCCTCGTGCTCGTGTTCTTCGCCCTCAGCGTGTGGACCGCCCACCGCATCCGGCAGTCCCCTTTCGGCCTGGCCCTCGCGGGGATCCGGGAAAACGCCCGGCGCAGCGAATTCGCCGGAGTCCCGGTGCGGCGCTACCGCCTCGCGGTCTTCGTGATCAGCGGTGCGTTCGCCGGGCTGGCCGGTTCGCTCGAGGCGCTGCTCGAGAGCAACGCGCGGCCTTTCATGGCCCATTGGACCCACTCGGCCGAGCCGGTCCTGGTCAGCCTGCTGGGCGGGCTGTCGTCGCTTACGGGCCCCCTGGTCGGCAGCGCGATCTTCATCGCCATGCGGGAGATCATCCAGCGGTTCACCGAGAACTGGATGCTGGGGTTCGGGATCGTCCTCCTCGTGATCATCATGGGGTTCCGCGGCGGCGTGATGGGGACCCTTTCGGGCCTGTTCCGGAAAGCCTCCGCCCGGGAAGGGGGCTGA
- a CDS encoding ABC transporter ATP-binding protein, with the protein MLEAANVDTFYGTSHILQEVSLSVGEGEVVALLGRNGVGKTTTLRSIMGLSPPKRGSIRFHGKEIAGIPPYEVARLGVAYVPDDMRIFPDLTAEENLEIARRLSRRKGYWDRERVYELFPKLADLGPTKGINLSGGEKKMLGIGRALMANPSLLLLDEPSEGLAPLVVANLVDVLGRIHGQGVTILLADQNLKFCRKVCGRGYVLEKGVVRFGGRMEEIWGNEEIIRKYLVV; encoded by the coding sequence ATCCTCGAAGCGGCGAACGTCGACACGTTCTACGGGACGAGCCACATCCTCCAGGAGGTTTCCCTCTCCGTGGGAGAGGGTGAGGTCGTCGCACTGCTGGGGAGGAACGGCGTCGGAAAGACCACGACCTTGCGGTCCATCATGGGGCTCTCCCCGCCGAAGCGGGGGTCGATCCGGTTCCACGGGAAGGAGATCGCCGGCATCCCGCCGTACGAGGTCGCCCGCCTCGGGGTGGCGTATGTCCCGGACGACATGCGGATCTTCCCCGACCTGACGGCGGAGGAGAACCTCGAGATCGCCCGACGTCTCTCCCGGCGAAAGGGATACTGGGACCGGGAGAGGGTGTACGAGCTGTTCCCGAAGCTTGCCGATCTCGGGCCGACGAAGGGGATCAACCTGTCGGGCGGGGAGAAGAAGATGCTGGGGATCGGCCGGGCGCTGATGGCGAACCCGTCCCTACTGCTGCTGGACGAACCCTCCGAGGGGCTCGCGCCGCTGGTGGTGGCGAACCTGGTGGACGTCCTCGGCCGGATCCACGGGCAGGGGGTGACGATCCTGCTCGCCGACCAGAACCTCAAATTCTGCCGGAAGGTGTGCGGCCGGGGGTACGTCCTCGAGAAGGGGGTGGTCCGGTTCGGCGGGCGCATGGAGGAGATCTGGGGAAACGAGGAGATCATACGGAAGTACCTGGTGGTATGA
- a CDS encoding SDR family oxidoreductase gives MSLDLFDLRGRVALVTGASKGLGRAMAMGLAKAGAELALCARDARGLSEAREEARGHGVRAEVFPMDVTREESVREAVETAVDALGKIDILVNNAGVNVRKPTLELSGEEWDRVLDTNLKGYFLVAQAVGRHMVARRSGKVINISSIFGAVGMSNQLAYASSKGGVVQMTKVMAIEWAPHNVQVNAIGPTYFETPLVAALRDDPERFRFINERTPMGRWGQPEELEGTVVFLASRASDFITGQTIYVDGGWTIW, from the coding sequence GTGAGCTTGGACCTGTTCGACTTGAGGGGAAGGGTGGCCCTCGTCACGGGGGCCTCGAAGGGGCTCGGGCGCGCCATGGCGATGGGATTGGCGAAGGCCGGGGCCGAACTTGCGCTGTGCGCCCGGGACGCGAGGGGTCTCTCGGAGGCACGGGAGGAGGCGCGGGGTCACGGTGTGCGCGCGGAGGTTTTCCCGATGGACGTAACACGGGAGGAAAGCGTCCGGGAAGCGGTGGAAACCGCCGTCGACGCGCTCGGTAAGATCGACATCCTGGTGAACAACGCGGGCGTGAACGTCCGCAAACCGACGCTCGAACTTTCCGGGGAAGAGTGGGACCGCGTCCTCGACACCAACCTGAAAGGGTACTTCCTCGTGGCCCAGGCGGTCGGGCGGCACATGGTCGCGCGGCGGTCCGGGAAGGTCATCAACATCTCCTCCATTTTCGGTGCGGTGGGGATGAGCAACCAGCTGGCGTACGCATCGAGCAAGGGCGGGGTCGTCCAGATGACGAAGGTGATGGCCATCGAATGGGCCCCGCACAACGTCCAGGTGAACGCGATCGGCCCCACCTATTTCGAAACCCCCCTCGTCGCGGCGCTGCGCGATGACCCGGAGCGGTTCCGGTTCATCAACGAGCGGACCCCCATGGGGCGCTGGGGACAACCGGAGGAACTCGAGGGGACAGTCGTGTTCCTTGCATCCCGGGCGTCGGACTTCATCACGGGACAGACGATCTACGTCGATGGCGGATGGACGATATGGTGA